Proteins co-encoded in one Macrobrachium nipponense isolate FS-2020 chromosome 24, ASM1510439v2, whole genome shotgun sequence genomic window:
- the LOC135205708 gene encoding uncharacterized protein LOC135205708 → MAASGLDSAFQMALREEVVIYDREQNGFECVYCEVKLTGEESTIDHLKSKLHRENGARFAIMNLERSPSSIKALLPEVVIAAVKAGDISVIHSNEILCHVCNSPNSGVVSLEAHLSSKNHLKKKNAGAPVRTPTLDASPSLIQNYTSKDPDVDRAVREETVLCNNSNDFLCVPCDLRFNGEKSLKQHLDCGKHEEACAKLVIRDITKASSYQISKLPEAVRKAAREKSVLVTDSEQLLCTICGTTVGGITPLNDHLVGSDHRRKSLLLLAAQSSRHTPESNGVSSNIAPHSTTMADGPSSQATNAIIAAARDEGIIDETDNALEKFSCKCCNKNFNNEGPLLDHLKSKNHSKKKKLYLESRSLTVPPPDHQMEASPSNSSPLNLNYSVISDVRGHVYVFNYSFKKTQKARIGAEHDSNRLSETFSKMGYEVFLHEDLTRDETIEHLDKIRKKPELNEIDSFIMFFLSHGLDAYTFLANDEGKLDLRLIRRKFTDRRCPYLRGKPKIFMVNYCRGDQMQKKDDTEFDDIEVPNDMATIHAAAEGVMAKRNRTSGTIFVASLCKVLRQHARDLNLKDIYTVLHEEMRKNNGTKPMWEDYGFKNFKFNPADS, encoded by the exons ATGGCCGCTTCTGGTCTG GATTCAGCTTTTCAAATGGCCCTGAGAGAGGAGGTAGTAATATATGACAGAGAACAAAATGGGTTTGAGTGTGTGTACTGTGAGGTGAAGCTCACAGGAGAAGAAAGTACCATTGACCACCTTAAAAGCAAGTTGCACCGGGAGAATGGAGCCAGGTTTGCCATTATGAACCTAGAAAGGTCTCCATCTTCAATAAAGGCTCTCTTACCAGAGGTGGTCATAGCTGCTGTGAAGGCTGGAGATATATCTGTCATTCATTCGAATGAAATCTTGTGTCACGTGTGCAATTCACCAAATAGTGGCGTTGTCTCTCTGGAAGCTCATCTTTCAAGTAAAAAtcacctgaaaaagaaaaatgctggTGCCCCAGTCAGAACTCCTACTCTGGATGCGTCACCATCTTTAATTCAAAACTATACTTCTAAG GACCCTGACGTAGATCGAGCTGTCAGAGAGGAGACTGTACTCTGTAATAATTCAAATGACTTTCTCTGTGTTCCGTGTGACTTGAGGTTTAATGGAGAGAAATCGCTGAAGCAACATCTCGACTGTGGAAAACATGAAGAAGCTTGTGCAAAGTTAGTCATTAGAGACATCACAAAAGCTTCAAGTTATCAAATAAGTAAGCTTCCTGAAGCAGTCAGAAAAGCTGCCAGAGAAAAGTCAGTGCTGGTTACGGATTCGGAACAGTTGTTGTGTACCATCTGTGGTACTACAGTTGGGGGGATCACTCCTCTCAATGACCACTTGGTAGGAAGTGACCACAGAAGGAAATCACTGCTACTACTCGCTGCTCAGTCCAGTAGACACACACCAGAAAGTAATGGAGTGTCTTCAAACATAGCTCCACATAGTACAACAATGGCA GATGGTCCATCATCGCAAGCCACCAATGCAATAATAGCAGCTGCACGGGATGAAGGGATAATTGATGAAACTGATAATGCACTGGAAAAATTTTCCTGTAAGTGCTGTAACAAGAATTTCAACAATGAGGGGCCCTTGTTGGATCACTTGAAGAGCAAGAaccattcaaaaaaaaaa AAACTTTACTTGGAGAGTCGGAGTTTGACAGTTCCTCCACCTGACCATCAGATGGAAGCCTCACCATCG AACTCTTCACCTCTTAATTTAAACTACTCTGTTATATCGGACGTTCGCGGCCATGTCTACGTTTTTAATTACTCGTTTAAAAAAACTCAGAAAGCTCGTATAGGAGCTGAACATGACTCCAACAGACTCAGTGAAACCTTTTCAAAGATGGGATATGAGGTTTTCCTTCATGAAGATCTCACAAGGGATGAGACAATCGAACATCTAGATAAGATAAGAAAGAAACCAGAGTTGAATGAGATCGACTCCTTCATCATGTTCTTCTTGAGTCACGGTTTGGACGCGTACACCTTCCTCGCCAATGATGAGGGAAAGCTGGATCTGCGTTTGATCCGGAGGAAGTTCACGGACAGGAGGTGTCCTTATTTGAGGGGCAAACCTAAAATTTTCATGGTAAATTACTGTCGGGGAGATCAAATGCAAAAGAAGGATGACACCGAATTTGATGACATAGAGGTTCCAAATGACATGGCGACGATCCATGCAGCTGCAGAAGGTGTCATGGCCAAGCGAAATCGAACGTCAGGCACCATTTTTGTTGCCTCTCTATGTAAGGTGCTGCGACAGCATGCTCGTGACTTAAACCTGAAAGATATTTACACTGTGCTCCATGAGGAGATGAGGAAAAATAATGGGACCAAACCCATGTGGGAGGACTACggttttaaaaatttcaagttcAATCCTGCAGATTCATGA